CCAGGCCACCGAGGTGACTGCGCCGGGCTCTTGATGATCGAGTGTGAAAATCGACCCGAGACACTGAGCTGTTTGCGTATCCCAAATCCTGACGGTGTTGTCATACGACCCGGATGCAAGCATCTTTCCCCCGCGATCCCAGGCCACCGTCATGACTGGCCTGGTGTGACCGTTGAGAATGTGTAGGCATTGGCTCGTCTCTGCGTCCCAGATTCTCACCGTCTTGTCGTATGACGCCGACGCGACCCGTTTGTTGCCAGGCTTCCAGTAGGGTGCGCAGGCAACGCCCCAGATAAAGTCGGTATGGCCTTTGAGTGTTGTCACGCACTCGCCCGTCGATGCGTCCCAGATTTTGACGGTGTTGTCATAAGACCCGGATGCAATCTCTTTTCCGTCTGACGACCAAGAGACTGAGTTGACCCCAGACTCATGGCCCTTGAGCGTGAGTGCAAGGACTGGTTCGCCGGTATTGACATCCCATATCTTGACCTCTTTGTCGGCAGACGCTGAAGCGACATGCGTCGTTGATTTGCACCATGCCACTGAGTTGACTGCATCGGTATGGCCCTTGAGTGTTGATACACAAGCTTTCGTCTCTACATTCCAGATCTTCAGGGTGCTATCGAACGATGCTGATGCGAGACGACTCCCATTGCGCGACCAGGACACTGATGTGACCTCGTTTTCATGGCCCGTGAATGTTGCCGTGGCCTCGCCTGTTTCTGGATTCCATATCTTTGCTGAGGCATCCATCGACCCCGAAGCTAGCTGAGTTCCATCGGGGGACCAAGCTACTGCCATGACTGATTTGAAATGTCCTTTAAGCGTGCGAATGCAATCTTGCAAAACTGTATCCCAGATCTTGACTGTAGTATCAGCTGATGCCGAAGCAAGTCCTCCTTCTGCTGACCAGGCCACTGACCGGACCTCGGCGGTATGGCCCTCGAGTGTCATGAGAAGCTTGCCATTCGCTGCATTCCAGACTTTGATAGTGCGATCGAACGATGCCGACGCGAGCCTCGCTCCATCGGGGGACCAGACGACGGATGTCACCGCATCGGCATGACCCTCGAGGGTAAGCAGACACTCTTGTGAGTCTGGATTCCAAATCTTGACGCTATGGtccgatgatgcagatgcgaGTCGAGATTTATCTGGCGACCAGGCCACGGACATGACGCTTTGCGCATGGCCGCTGAGTGTCGATAAACACTTTGCTGCCTGTGTATCCTAGAGTTTGATGGTGTTGTCGTCAGACCCTGACGCGACACGCGTGTTATCCAAAGACCAAGCCACGGCGAGAACTGAGTCGGTATGGCCATTGAGAGTCTCGATGGATGTATCCATTTTTGTCTTCTATAGTATTACGGTCAGctttccttgttcttgtgaTGGCAATTCATTGGGCTTTTTCTCCTCACATGCTATTGTCCAGTAACTGGTAGAGAGTTTGATGAGGAAGTTGAGTTATTCGAGGTTTTCTGTGGTTCACATCCATGGAAATTGATGCGTATTAATACTTTTTCCAGAGTTCTAAGCAGCTGCAACAATTTCGCACGTTGGCTAAGAGAGGGAGCTGCCATGTCTTCGATGTGTGATTGTCTTTTAATGAAAAGAATCCAATCCGTCTCGTTTAGTTGCACTACTAGCTTGcacttcaagaagaagatgagagcTGGGAAACGCAACTCCAatgctcaatctcaatccaTTCGCTGCGGTTTCGTCAGATTCTCCAATAAGAAGAGGTTTCGTGCGGGGGTTGGTCAGGCAGATGTCATCGCTAGAGCAATTTGGaaggacaagatgatgcGCTCTGGGAATTCGGAAGCTTCGTTGGGATTAGACAATCAGCTCGTGCGCAGCTGAGGGCCTGCAGAAGGGGTCGTTCAGCTGGGTCGCATTGATGGCGGCTTTGCCTATTCAGCACTTCAGCTGCGTTGCATTGATGACGGCTTTGCCGATTTAGCACCTTGGGTGCGTTAGTTACCAAACAGATGAGTACGGATTGGTTACGATGAGTTTCCTCTTACCTGGGACAACATAACTCGACTACAATTAGATGACACAGTTCTGCCACTTTCAAATCAATGGAGATGCAACTCAACTCACCTCATCGATGAGCCTTGTTTCGCGCAAACCCCTGACGAAGGCCGAGTCTTTGAGCTATCAGCTGGTTATTTTCCATAGGCCAGTTCGGATCAACAACCAATCACGCGTCAATCTTCTAACACTGGTTCCCTTGAACTCAGTTGCAAGTCATGTCTACATTGCTTGGAAGTCCAAGATCGCAGTGACTGAAAAGCCTGCCGCTTCTCATATATTTCCCAGCATTGagcaggaacaggaacagggACAGCAGCAACCGAAGATGGAATTCACAAAACGGCCAGTCTCATGGATTAGTGACTATAGTAATTGCAATAAAATAAGCTTGGAGAGAACCAACGAAATAGTTGATCAACGAGCAAAAGTCTTGTGTGAAAGAGAGAGCCTGGAAGATCAAATATCCGGGAGCAACTCGGaacagcagccaagcagtGGGACAGAATAACAGCGACTGAGAAAGAGCGACTCGAGGGATTCTGTACGTGCACACTCGCTAGAAATAGGCGCTTACAGCAGTGATCGTCGGTCAGTGGGACAAGGTGCCCATATTTCAGAGTTTGTGTGTCCCACTTTCCTGTCTCTCGCTTGACGGTGCATGTACTCTTGTACCTCCCAAAGTACTCCCGTACCAAAGGAGCACAACATTCCAGCGGTGAAAGTTAACGCAACCGCCAAAAGGAGATGAAATGGAATGGATTCATCTGCttgccttttcccctttttaCGCAGTGGTCGTACTTGTGGTCACTTTACCCAGCCAGCGCTTCCGGCagtactttattttatacgGTGTTGGCATAGTGTTGATAGGTACCTTTGGGTGCCGCCTAACAGGCTTGGAGTGCTGGATAGAAAATGGATCCCATTTTAAAGCTTTCATGAGCAGCGTCACAGCTTACAATCGTAACAATCAATTAGTTGCTAAGCTGGCGGTTAGCTGCTGAAAATAACATCCGCCATAACAAGTCACAATCAGGCTGATCTGCCATTTTCTCTTGTTTGGGCTTGCAAGGCGGCCAATTCGACAGAATAATTTCGGCCTAGAAAATCGTCACTTGACTACTCACTAGAAACCTCCAATCCTTCGCACGCAAAGGATGGGCTACTGCACGTGAGATTATTCCTCCTCGCTTTGAAAGCAACACACCGTGATTTGACTAATGATCCTCCTGGAACTTTCGCCCTTTCATCCTTCGTCTTAACTTCTCCAACTCTAGCCATGTCTCAGCCAACTTGGCAGGACATCACCGCTCGCAAACGGGCTGAGCGAGATGCCAAAATCCCCTCTGAATGGCGTCTCACCGAGTCTCTTCCCCCTGGAACTAGACCCATCGACTTTCTTCCTCGATGTGGAATCCTCACCGAGCACGATCTGGCAATTACGAACCCCGCTCGCGATGCCACCGACTTGCTCGCTCAATTGTCTACTGGAAAAGTCAcagctgaagatgtcgtccGATCATTTTGCAAGCGTGCCGCCGTTGCGCAACAGCTGACCAACTGCTTGACGGAAATCATGTTTTCCGAAGCCATTGAAAGAGCCAAGTGGCTGGATTCCGAGTTCAAGAAGAACGGCAATAAGCCTGTCGGCCCTCTCCACGGTCTCCCCATTAGTGTCAAGGATCAATTCTACATCAAGGGATACGACAGCTGTATCGGCATCACAGCGCTGTGCTTCAAACCAGCCAAATCGACAAGCCAGGCAGTGCAGATGCTGCTCAAGGCGGGTTGTGTCATAATCGCCAAGACCACCGTTCCCCAGACTGTCCTCACCGCTGACACGGATTCAATTGTCTTTGGACGCACGGTGAATCCGCACAATGCCGAGTTTGGAGCGGGAGGTTCTTCGGGAGGCGAAGGCGCGCTGATTGCCATGGGCGGCTCTGCTCTAGGGCTGGGAACAGACGCCGCAGGAAGTGTACGGATGCCAGCAGCGATGTGCGGTGTTGTTGGTTACAAGCCGAGCGCATACAGAATTCCCGTCGATGGACAGAGAATCCTTGGCAAGGGTATCATGGGCACAACGTCTCTGGGGCCGCCGGGAGTCAGCGGGCTTCTGGCGAGGTCGGTCAGAGACGCGCGACTTGCCGCAAGAGCCATGGCAGAGGCACAGCCGTGGAACGACAGTCCGTTTATTTACCCTCACCCTTGGATGCAGATTCCTTCTCCCAACAAGCCTCGAATTGGCGTGTGGCTTACGACCGACGTGGTGCATCTTCATCCGCCCGTTACGCGAGGTCTACGTCTTGCTCACGATAGACTGAAAAGAGCTGGATACGAAGTTGTTGAGCTGGCCCCCCCGCCTTTCGAAAAGGCGAGTGAAATACACTTCAGGATGGGCGAGTTCATGGACGTGTCCCATATGCGCAAACTACTCGAGTCCGAACCACAAACCAAGATTGTCCAAGCGATGGGCAACATGACTTCCCAAGGAACACAACCAGAGCTCACCGTCGAGTATCTACACGAGCTAAATTTCCAGATAGCTCGGATAGCTATGCAGATGAAGCGGTACTGGCGACACGATGGCAAGCCGCTCGACGGCATCCTGTTTGTTAACGCACCACATACTGCTGTCCCGTTTGACAAATATCTCTGGGTTGCCTTTACCGGCATTATCAACGTTGTCGACTGGACAAGTATCGCGATACCACTCAACGAGAAGGCGGACAAGAATATAGACGTTGCGATGCCACTTGAAGATTGCTACAACGACCTAGATCTGTCCATTCAGAAGCTATATGACCCTGAGAAGTTTCATGGTTTGCCATTATCCGTTCAGTTAATTGGCCAAAGgtttgaagatgagaagctgcTAGCCCTAGCGGACGAGATTACCCCGATTATAACACAGAGAGGACAGTCCAAGTTATAATAGACAAATGCATAAATAGTAGACACATGGCTAGATAGATGCTGAGGTAGTAGGTGGTCATACCAACCATCATCTCGTATTGTCCATATCTATGAAAGACCAACAACTCCAACCTGGAGGTACGTTGGCTTCTCCTcaatcctcttcttccactcgTCACTTTGCAGCTCATTTACGTCCCACGCCGCCCAAGTAAAGCGCCCATGAAGAAATTTAGCCTCATCAGAAGCGGCCCAAACGGCGTAATTGCCTGGAAGAGTTTCTGTAAATCCAGTCAGCACCTCTGTGAAATCCGACGtaataagaaaaaggaaatatcGAAGAAACTGCCATACCATCATCCCAAGCCACAGCCTCCTCCGGAACGCCACTTTTCTTTACACTATCCGTGTAAATTCCTCCGGGGTGGAAGCTCAGAATTTGCATATCGTCGGGAGAAATCGTCTGAGCATACATCTGCACGAGCAGAGTTCCCGCATTCTTGGACGCGCAGTAGGCAGGGAAGGCTTTTACAAACTCAAACTCGTGAATGGCCATGGTTGAGATATTGACGAGGTACTGCAAATCTTCACGTTATTAAGCATTCACAAGGATTTCTGTAGCTGGAAGTAAAGATGACGTACCAACTTTCGACCAGCGACTCGCTTCTTCTGGTGGTAGAATCGGTCAATGAGATCCATGTTGGCTCCAACGTTGGTCACCCAGCTAGGCCACGCTTCGTCGAATTCCAGATCAATCATTTTAGACTGCCTGTACGTGACGAAAGCAGCATTCAGAATCAAGACATCGACGACAATCCCATCGGCATCGAGCTGTGCCCAGGCTTTTTCCGTTGCCGGGCGATCAGAAACGTCGAGGACCTGGCCGATGAATTTGGTCTTTGGGTGCTTCTTCGAGAGAGTTTCGACAGCTTCGTTTAGAGCACCTTGGCGGCGACCAGTGAGAATAACGGTGGCAGCTTGAGCTTCACCGAAAGCGTGGCAGATGGCGAGACCAATTCCCGCAGAGCCTCCGGTGACGTAGATCACGCGGCCATGTTGGGAGAGCTCTGGACGAGAGGCTAGAATGGCTGGGTACGCGGTATTGTGGATGGTCTTTGCTGGTGAAGGGTTTTGGAGGagagccatggctgcagtTGGGTTGGTATTCAATTAAAAGAGGACGAGTTCAGTACTGGTATGTGACTGTCGATGCTGATAGAAGATGATTGCGGTATGAATTAAGGGACTTACCATCACAACGAGCAGCAGTGATGATATTTATACATCAACTTCGTCTATCAAAGCACGATATATCGGATCGGAATACTAATTGCGGACCAATCTCAATGGAATCTATTTCCTAAACAGGGCAAGAGAGATCTAACTTTGAAGCCCCCCGTATGCCCATTTTAGACATTGGTCTTCCCTGTCACGCTGCAATACGCTGCAATACGCTCTTTTACAAAGTTGGCTAACTTCTACCGAGTTGGCGCCAACGTCTTAATGCTCTCTATAACTTGGTTTCTATACAATGATAGTTGAGATTTTAGTTCTTCTGTTGAGAAAGATTCCATTCATCAGCTTTAGGCAAATTCTTCAATTACTACCTATACGATGAGTCGCAGGCAAAATGGTAACCCACGCATCAACCCCTCTCCCAAAATCTAATTCCGCAGCTATTATTCTGCGGAGCGCCATCCATCAAATTGTCATCCATCGTATTGTGATTCTGCGGAGTATCGCCCATCAGAGTTTGTTACATCGGAATAGTCGTGGTGGATAGTAGTTGGACATTGATTTGATATCCTGGCCATGTTGACCAGAGCTGATGCGTTGTGCCGATTGTGGCTCCGGCGGATCTTTTGCGGAAGTTTGAATCGCTTCATGCCGCCTTGAATCTCAAACAGCGGGTCAACCAACGGGTCCAGTGAACCAGTTTCACAGCAGCAAAAATGACGTTGGATTCAAGGATATTGAAGAAATAATGAGTTCTAAATCCAAATAGTATTAAATTCATGTGTCAGAAACAGCCGATGGCATGATTTGTCTGGATACGCGTAACAAGGGCGACTCTACCACACTCATTTAACACATCCTCCGCTGACAAACTAgcagagctgcagcattCAAGATAAACCAGCATCAAAACTTCGACAAAAGATAATCTCTAAAATCCGACATCGCCAAGGCGGTAAGACCTCACTCCTAAATCAATCATCCCAGCGCCAAATCTTTAGTTGCGCGGGCGATCGCTGGTCTCACCTTGAACTGAGCGCCATACATCATCTTTAGCCGGAGTTCCGCAAATGTTCCGCCAGATGATAAACCGTCGAACCATCGGATCTCCTTTTGCCGATTCCATCTAAGCCTCATCAAAGTTCCGTCCCATAATACCAGTACGCGTACTCTGTGCAACTGGAGCATCTTCTAAATCTTCCGCATGTCCATTGTCTAATCCTAACAAATCACCCGCAGCCATGGATTCTTTAATAAGCAAAGACTCCAATTCTAACCCCGATCGGATTCCCGCAATGCGGCGAAGAGCCTGTATTCCCTGCACCAGTTCAAAGCGCCGCTGCGACAT
This genomic stretch from Trichoderma breve strain T069 chromosome 1, whole genome shotgun sequence harbors:
- a CDS encoding WD domain, g-beta repeat domain-containing protein; the encoded protein is MSVAWSPDKSRLASASSDHSVKIWNPDSQECLLTLEGHADAVTSVVWSPDGARLASASFDRTIKVWNAANGKLLMTLEGHTAEVRSVAWSAEGGLASASADTTVKIWDTVLQDCIRTLKGHFKSVMAVAWSPDGTQLASGSMDASAKIWNPETGEATATFTGHENEVTSVSWSRNGSRLASASFDSTLKIWNVETKACVSTLKGHTDAVNSVAWCKSTTHVASASADKEVKIWDVNTGEPVLALTLKGHESGVNSVSWSSDGKEIASGSYDNTVKIWDASTGECVTTLKGHTDFIWGVACAPYWKPGNKRVASASYDKTVRIWDAETSQCLHILNGHTRPVMTVAWDRGGKMLASGSYDNTVRIWDTQTAQCLGSIFTLDHQEPGAVTSVAWSNDSKQILSANDTLKIWDPSTFEAKAKPQGDKSDPRWARWSPDGTRIASAGYDKNVRIWDSKLTQCLLSLEGHTDWVFCVDWSPDQTQVVSASSDKTAKIWHAGSGKCLSTIKHDDKVIAVAWCQTSSRIVTGGEDRTVRVWNV
- a CDS encoding amidase domain-containing protein: MSQPTWQDITARKRAERDAKIPSEWRLTESLPPGTRPIDFLPRCGILTEHDLAITNPARDATDLLAQLSTGKVTAEDVVRSFCKRAAVAQQLTNCLTEIMFSEAIERAKWLDSEFKKNGNKPVGPLHGLPISVKDQFYIKGYDSCIGITALCFKPAKSTSQAVQMLLKAGCVIIAKTTVPQTVLTADTDSIVFGRTVNPHNAEFGAGGSSGGEGALIAMGGSALGLGTDAAGSVRMPAAMCGVVGYKPSAYRIPVDGQRILGKGIMGTTSLGPPGVSGLLARSVRDARLAARAMAEAQPWNDSPFIYPHPWMQIPSPNKPRIGVWLTTDVVHLHPPVTRGLRLAHDRLKRAGYEVVELAPPPFEKASEIHFRMGEFMDVSHMRKLLESEPQTKIVQAMGNMTSQGTQPELTVEYLHELNFQIARIAMQMKRYWRHDGKPLDGILFVNAPHTAVPFDKYLWVAFTGIINVVDWTSIAIPLNEKADKNIDVAMPLEDCYNDLDLSIQKLYDPEKFHGLPLSVQLIGQRFEDEKLLALADEITPIITQRGQSKL
- a CDS encoding short chain dehydrogenase domain-containing protein: MALLQNPSPAKTIHNTAYPAILASRPELSQHGRVIYVTGGSAGIGLAICHAFGEAQAATVILTGRRQGALNEAVETLSKKHPKTKFIGQVLDVSDRPATEKAWAQLDADGIVVDVLILNAAFVTYRQSKMIDLEFDEAWPSWVTNVGANMDLIDRFYHQKKRVAGRKLYLVNISTMAIHEFEFVKAFPAYCASKNAGTLLVQMYAQTISPDDMQILSFHPGGIYTDSVKKSGVPEEAVAWDDETLPGNYAVWAASDEAKFLHGRFTWAAWDVNELQSDEWKKRIEEKPTYLQVGVVGLS